Genomic segment of Paenibacillus sp. FSL R5-0623:
TCCCAATGTCTCTTTGCAGGGGGCGCACCCATCCACTATACTGGTAGAAGAGAAGCCGGCTGGTGGTATAAAGGGTATGTGAACGGCTCCGAAATGTGGAGTTACAGTTGGGCAGTTTCTAACAGTCTGGAGCGTTATTTATCAGGCAGCAGCTGGGGTCTGACCGCGACAGAAGTGGAGCGTCCTGAGCAGCTGATGCTCGGCGATGTTATTCTCTACGATTGGGATGGAGATGGACGATTTCAGCACAGCACCGTTGTGACCGCGTTTGATGCGGGCGGTATGCCGCTGGTTAACGCACATACGGTTAGCAGCCGTCACCGCTTTTGGGATTACCGGGATTCTTACGCTTGGACGGAGCGGACGGTATACCGGCTTTTTCATATTGCAGATGAGTTTTGATGACGAAAGATTTTCGGGATGCGGTGACGCAGACATCCAGTTCCGTGTAAAATAAGACCAGATAATGCAAGCAGAATAACAAGGGTGCTGAGCATGCAAACATGACAGCATCAGGCACAGATAATCGGAGGGTACACATGAGTATGGATAAATTAAAAGTAGGCGTCGTGTACGGCGGAAAATCGGGCGAGCATGAGGTATCGCTGCAAACGGCGTTTGCTGTAACAAACGCATTTGATTATGAAAAGTATGAACTGGTTCCTTTTTATATCTCCAAGCAGGGTACGTGGAAAAAAGGACCTGTCATGCATGCGCCGTTCGCGCAGATTGAAGATTTGAAGCTGGAGCAATCGGCGGGTGGAACGCAGGATGCGCTGAACGCCCTGTTTGGCCGTTTGTATGGCGGGGCGGAAGCGCTGGACGTGATGTTCCCTCTGCTGCATGGTACGTTTGGAGAGGATGGCACCATTCAGGGCATGTTCGAGATGGCGGATATGCCATATGTAGGTGCAGGTGTACTGGCTTCAGCTGGCGGCATGGACAAAGTGGTCATGAAAAAGCTGTTTGCACAGGCCGGCATTGACCAATGTGCTTTTACGTATTTTAACGCGACACAATGGAAGCAGACAGAGCACGAAATGATCGTACAGGTCGAAGATCAGCTGGGGTATCCATGTTTTATCAAACCGGCGAATCTGGGCTCCAGTGTAGGCATCTCCAAAGCACGTAACCGCGATGAACTGAAGACAGCTGTCGAGTTCGCACTTCGGTATGATACGAAGGTTGTCATTGAGGAGTTCGTTGAAGCCCGCGAAGTTGAGGTCAGCGTCCTCGGCAATGACGAGCCCATGGCTTCCGTTCCAGGTGAGATCGTATCCTCCGGTGAGTATTATGACTATGCAGCCAAGTATATTGATGGTCAATCACAGATGCTGATTCCAGCTCCACTGGACCCAGAGGCCGCAGATCGCATTCGCGAGGCAGCTTTGCAGGCGTTCCGTGCGATTGAAGGTAACGGCATTTCACGTGCGGACTTCTTCATTCGGAAAAATGACGGCGCCTTGCTTATTAATGAAGTCAACACCATGCCTGGTTTCACACCATACAGCATGTATCCACTTCTTTGGCGTGAGACAGGTGTATCGTATGCCGAACTGCTGGATCGCATGATTGAGCTGGCACTGGAGCGTTACAACCGCAAGCAGGCACTGAATTACGAGAACGGCGTACAGGCGTAGCCTGCGACCACAAGATCAGGAGGGATATGCATGGGATTTCAGACTGAATTCAATTCCGTATGCAAGTTCAAGAATGAGCAGGAGCTGTTCGAACTGCTTGAATACGGACGCGGCAAAATGGTCAAACAGGGCTTCCGGGTATTTCCTACCGGCCAGAAAGTGATTGCATACACACCGGATAACGTGGCTGTAGCCATCGTCAAGATCGTGGTTTCCATTGCGGAGATCAACTTCCAGGGGCAAGAGGTAACCGAGGTGGAGATGCAACTCATCCGCAAATTGACTGAGGAAGAATCACGCATTCAGACTGCCCTTGCGGATGAGATGTTCTTTGGAGAGCAAGCACAGGAGTAGTTGTTGACTGTAAGTGCGGGTCGGATAGACTGATTTGTCAGAATACGATTATGGTCACTCTTTTAGGGTAAAACTTGGTTATATACAGTGACGGTACATCCTGATGGCTGAATATGCCGTGCGGGTTTCCCGCCCTAATAGAGAGGAAGAGATTCATGCTCGTACGCTTTGGTTACGTGGCAATGTCCGTGCTTATAGAGAACGCCTCGCCTTCCCGGACCATGACCATGTCGAGTTTTAACAAAATCGATGACAGGGAAGCAGCGATCCGCAAGCTCGAACGGATTGCAGCCGAGAACCTGCACAATACATTACGTTTGCTCAGGCACAACAAGGGTAGCCATATTCATGTATATCGCTTCTCTTCCAAATTGATTCCATTGGCAACACACGAGGACCTGAATGACTGGGACCCGTTCCCGGTACTGAAGCAGGACTTTGCGGCCATTGGTGATTTTGTGAAGGAAAACCATATGCGTGTGTCCTTTCATCCGGATCATTTTACCGTACTTAGTACCCCCCGCGAGCAAGTTCTGCACAACTCGATTCGCGACCTTCGTCATCATGTTCGGATGCTGGATGCCATGGGGCTGAATGCCACTGCCAAGAACAATATACATATTGGTGGTGCATACGGGGACAAGCCTTCGGCGGCGCTTCGTTTTGAAGAAAACTTTTTGAAGCTGGATCGGGACATTCAGGAGCGGCTCACACTCGAAAATGATGACAAAACGTTCAATGCGCCTGAGACACTAGCCGTGTGCCAGCGCTTGGGATTGCCCATGGTACTGGATATCCATCACCATTGGGTGAACAACGAAGGAGAACAGGCATGGGATCTGTGGCCTGATATTCTAAAGACTTGGCAGTCGCCGCTTGCCCAGGCAGATTCACCGGCTGATCAGCCATTGCCACCCAAAATCCATGTCTCCAGTCCAAAGAGTGAGAAGGATCTGCGAGGTCACGCCGATGGTGTAGAGGTAGAGCCGGTGCTCGACTTCTTGCGTCATATCGCAGCAGATACCCCAAGGCTTGACGTGATGATCGAGGCTAAACGCAAAGATGAGGCACTTGTACAACTGATGCAGAAGCTGGCATTCTATCACGAAGAGGGTGTGGAGTGGGTGGACGAGTCTACCGTCATCATTCATCCGTAGTGCCAAAAGGGGCCTGGGCAACGAGAAACTTTACGACCTGTGGGGCGTATACTTTTAACAAGTATTTCAACTTTTCGTAGATTGATATAGAAAGTAGAGTGAACGCTTTGAATGAGAAGGAAAAGACACCTTATGTCGTGACAAGCAAAAGCTATACTGCCGTTGCCATTAATGCAGCTTCCAAAGCTGGTGAATGGATCAAAAGCCGTCTTGGGACGGTAGCTGAACTTGGCACCAAATATTCACCCCAAGATCTGGTGACCGAAGTGGATAAAGGAGCGGAGCAGATGATCCGCCGCCTGATTCTCACACATTTTCCCCACCATGCCATTCTGGGTGAAGAAGGCGTCGAACCGGGACCGGAAGCTTCGGCAAAAGCACTGAAAGAGGCTGAGGAAGAAGAATTTCTGTGGATTGTTGATCCTGTGGATGGAACGACGAACTTTGTACACGGATTCCCGTTTTATTCGGTGTCCATCGCATTGGCTCACAATGGTGAAGTCATTGTCGGCGTGATCTACGATCCTTCCCGTGATGAGATGTTTGTTGCGGAAAAAGGGAAAGGAGCATATGTTCACGGAAACCGGATGCTTGTATCTGGTGAACAGGAACTGGCTCAGAGCCTGATTGCGGTTGGATTCCCGGCAGACACAACCTTTGCGTTGCCACTGAATATGGCCGCTGTGCAGGCGCTTGCTCCGCAAGTTCGTAACTTGCGTGCTGGTGGATCAGCCGCCCTGCATCTGGCTTACGTTGCCGCCGGACGTCTCAGCGCTTACACCGAAGTTGGATTGAAACCGTGGGATATTGCCGCAGGTGCGCTGCTGGTTGAAGAATCAGGTGGCAAGGTGACGGATACCATCGGAACGCCTTACCAACTGTCTGTGAACCATGTCGTTGCCAGCAATGGCAAAATCCATGATGCACTGACGGATGTACTGAAGGAAGCGAAAGCAACCGGTCTGGAGTGAGTTTATTCAACTCATCCATGCTTTAATTACCTTTAATTGTACATTAACGGACGGGACAGAAAGCATCTGAAGAAGCGAAGTGGACGTCCAATAGTATGGTTAACGCATGTATGACTTTAATTAAAGGAGCGAGAACAATGGATGAATCCAAAGAACTGGAACGACGGCTCAGTGATATGCTGACGGAAGGGGACATGGAAGAGTCCGGCGACACCGATCAGCGTGAACGCCAGCTGATTCCTCCCAAATATGAAGTGCGAATCCAGACGGAACGTGATCCAATTGTCGAGGAAACGTTAAAGTATCGGAAGATGGCACGCGAAGTGGATGATCGTTATGATCGGTATCTGGAGCGAGCTACCGGGAACAAACCGGAGAGCGACAAGGGTCATTCGATCGCTGAAGATTCGAATAAGCCGCAATCTTAACGAATCACTGAAGTTCATAGCTGAGCTTAACCAGTAACAGGCTCCCCTCCAGGGAGTCTGTTATTTCATGTGTGCTCTTAGTAGAGAGGACAACAACTACTTTAAAATGATAGAATAGAGTAACATCAACTGATGTCATTGGAATGACCAATGTACTATAAAATAGTGTAATTATAGATTCGCGAGAAGGAGTGTTACCTTGAATGAAGCGTAAACGTATATGGGAAAATACAGCTGCCGGTTTAACGGCAAGCATGTTGGCAGGAATGCTGCTCTTCACATCTTCTGCACTGCCTGCACACGCGGCTGACACCAAAACCGGTGTATTGCCAGCAGGTACAAACGAGGCTTCGCTGACTGCGAAGAAAGATGCAGTAGCCGTAACCAAGGAGTTCCGTATCGTCACATTGGGAGATTCCATAACGGTAGGTTATGAGCCCAACACAAAAGAATTGCCTTATGGTTATGTAGAACGTTTGCATGAGCAAGGTTTGCTGCATGGACGTACACAGGTGGACAACTACGGGATTGCCGGTTTGAAAACCAGTGGCCTGAAAAACTTCACTACTGCAATTAAGGATGGCAAAACGCTGACTTCTGAAGCGATTCAACCAAGTCTTCCTGATCCAAGAGCGGGACAAATCGGAGCCAATGCTGCTTCGATCCGTGAGAGTGTAGCACAGGCCAATCTGGTTGCAATTACCATTGGAGGAAATGATGTATCGGAGCTTCTCGGTACAGCAGACAAACTGAGTGATCAGGAACTGCAAGCGAAGGTAAAAGAATTACTCGCAACCTATACAGCCAATGTTAGTGCAACGATTAATGATATCCATGAAATCAATCCGACAGCTACAATTGTCATCGCCGACCAGTATCAACCGATGCCAGAAGTAGCAGGCAAGGCATTGTATGCCAAACTGATGGAGGCATCCCAAGGTTTCACACAGACCATTGATGGCATTGCAGCACAATTCACTGCTCAGGGTACCGATGTCAAAGTCGCCCACGTCGCCAAGGAGTTTGTTGGTGGTGAAGGCACGATGACGCATATGATCAAAGATCGTGATTTCCACCCGAACCAATTTGGATATGCGGCCATTGCTGAAGTATTTGCCAAAACGATTTGGGGAGATTACACCAAGTTGACTGCACCTGCCACAGGTGAACCAATGAATATTATCGTGAGTGGCAAAACACTAAATACACCGTACAAACCGATTATCCGTAACGGCAAAAACTTTGTGGCGATTCAAGACATCGTAAACGCTGTAGGTGCTACTACGGTGTGGGATAACAAAACTTCAACCGCAACCATTACATATGGAGACCGAAAGGTTGCTGTGAAGATTGGTGCCAATGCTGTGAAGGTAAATGGAGCATCAGTTACTGTGGATACACCTGCATTCCTGAACAAGGTAGGCAAAGAGTCCAAAACATATGTACCACTTGCCATGGTGGCTGAAGGTCTTGGCTTTGATGTGCAATATGTAGCGAAGCTGAAAACTGTTTTTGTTAATCCGTAAATTGTATTTCATGCTTTAACATGATGTTATTTAACGGCCAGAATGCCTTGATCTGTTCAAGGTATTCTGGCCGTTTTGTGTTCTTTTTGCGTTGCTGACACAGATGTATACCTTCTCTAATGACCTGAAATGTTGCATAAATATATCTTGTCAGATGACCAATGGATGTGTAAATATGAAAATAACTTACAATAAAACCACTAACGCATCGTATGACAGCACCCTTCGCAAGCCAAAGGAGCGCTTAGGATGAACAAAATTAAGAACGCTTTCACAACACTACCGATTCATCACAAAACGATTCTTCTCATCGGACTTTTGATGTTGATCAGCTTTACGTTTTATGCGTCCGTACTGCGATATGTGTTCAGTATCTATGACCGTCAGATCTATGAGAAATCCTCGCAGGTCCTCAATATGTCTTCGGTAGGTATTGAGAATCAACTTCGTGAAATTTCTAATCTTTCCTTCAAGGTAATGTCGGACGAGCCGCTTCAGCAATATCTGCTCCAACTGAAAAAGGCCGAAACGGGTTACGAGAAAAATGGGTTACGTAAAAAAATTACCAACAGGTTAGTCGCTTATGCCGGTTCCGAAAAATACGTCTATTCCATGCTATTTATCGATAATGATAATAACGTTATGGCCGCAGGCAATCGGGAGGGAATTTCGGAGTCGAAGCAAAAGGAACTGGTTGCACTGGGACAGCAATACTCGGGCTCCAATGCCTGGCATACCAGTGGGGATAAACAGTCCAGGCTTTTGTCGGTCCGACAGGTGAAATCCTTTATTGGCGGAGCTTTTACATTGGAGGAACTCGGCACACTGATCATCCGCGTCCGGCTGGACCGAATTGTACAGGACCAGATGCAAGAACCGGCTGAGGACTCCCAATTACTCATTACGGATGGAAAAGAAGTGATCTATCCAACAGAATCAGCTGTCAGTGAAGCCGAGATTGAGTCTGAACTGAAGCGCACCCAGCCCTACGGAATTGCCATGTTTGAGCATGGGAGACACTTTGTAGCTCGTGCGCATTCTTCCTATACGGATTGGACCTATCTGTACACAACCCCGTTTGACCAGATGTTTAAACAGATCCAGTTTGTCAAACAGTTGGTCACGGTGATCTTCATCATGATCTTTCTGGCGGCGCTTATCATTGGAGCGAGATTCTCTCGCAGTATTACCCATCCGATTGCGCAGTTGATCAAAAAGATGCGTAATATCGAAAAAGGTGATCTGGATAAGCTGGAGGAGGCAGCCCTTGGCAATGTTCCGATATCTCCACAGAATGAGGTTGGGCTGCTGCATCGCACATTCAAGATGATGCTTCAACGAATACGTGAATTGATTGATGAGAATTATGCCAAGCAATTGGTGATTCGTGAGACTGAGTTGAAAGCGCTTCAGGCGCAGATTAATCCACATTTTCTATACAACACGCTTGAATCCATTAACTGGCTGGCTAAAGTACAGAAGCAACGACAGATCTCGGAAATGGTTGAGGCTCTCGGATTTCTGCTGCGTAGCTCTGTGAATATGTCCGAGAAGTGGATCACGCTGGAAAGAGAGCTGGACATTGTCCGCAGTTACGTGACGATTCA
This window contains:
- a CDS encoding inositol monophosphatase family protein, producing the protein MNALNEKEKTPYVVTSKSYTAVAINAASKAGEWIKSRLGTVAELGTKYSPQDLVTEVDKGAEQMIRRLILTHFPHHAILGEEGVEPGPEASAKALKEAEEEEFLWIVDPVDGTTNFVHGFPFYSVSIALAHNGEVIVGVIYDPSRDEMFVAEKGKGAYVHGNRMLVSGEQELAQSLIAVGFPADTTFALPLNMAAVQALAPQVRNLRAGGSAALHLAYVAAGRLSAYTEVGLKPWDIAAGALLVEESGGKVTDTIGTPYQLSVNHVVASNGKIHDALTDVLKEAKATGLE
- a CDS encoding histidine kinase; protein product: MNKIKNAFTTLPIHHKTILLIGLLMLISFTFYASVLRYVFSIYDRQIYEKSSQVLNMSSVGIENQLREISNLSFKVMSDEPLQQYLLQLKKAETGYEKNGLRKKITNRLVAYAGSEKYVYSMLFIDNDNNVMAAGNREGISESKQKELVALGQQYSGSNAWHTSGDKQSRLLSVRQVKSFIGGAFTLEELGTLIIRVRLDRIVQDQMQEPAEDSQLLITDGKEVIYPTESAVSEAEIESELKRTQPYGIAMFEHGRHFVARAHSSYTDWTYLYTTPFDQMFKQIQFVKQLVTVIFIMIFLAALIIGARFSRSITHPIAQLIKKMRNIEKGDLDKLEEAALGNVPISPQNEVGLLHRTFKMMLQRIRELIDENYAKQLVIRETELKALQAQINPHFLYNTLESINWLAKVQKQRQISEMVEALGFLLRSSVNMSEKWITLERELDIVRSYVTIQRTRFEERLDFDMEIAPEVGTARIPKLTLQPLVENAIHYALEPSIDPCRIRIRARAEGDKVIIEVEDDGPGMTPEFLEQLHEGRIQTRGQGIGLSNIQERIRLTFGDEGGMVMSSKPGSGTVVSISIPWIREDDDDVQSDARR
- a CDS encoding D-alanine--D-alanine ligase; translation: MSMDKLKVGVVYGGKSGEHEVSLQTAFAVTNAFDYEKYELVPFYISKQGTWKKGPVMHAPFAQIEDLKLEQSAGGTQDALNALFGRLYGGAEALDVMFPLLHGTFGEDGTIQGMFEMADMPYVGAGVLASAGGMDKVVMKKLFAQAGIDQCAFTYFNATQWKQTEHEMIVQVEDQLGYPCFIKPANLGSSVGISKARNRDELKTAVEFALRYDTKVVIEEFVEAREVEVSVLGNDEPMASVPGEIVSSGEYYDYAAKYIDGQSQMLIPAPLDPEAADRIREAALQAFRAIEGNGISRADFFIRKNDGALLINEVNTMPGFTPYSMYPLLWRETGVSYAELLDRMIELALERYNRKQALNYENGVQA
- the uvsE gene encoding UV DNA damage repair endonuclease UvsE → MLVRFGYVAMSVLIENASPSRTMTMSSFNKIDDREAAIRKLERIAAENLHNTLRLLRHNKGSHIHVYRFSSKLIPLATHEDLNDWDPFPVLKQDFAAIGDFVKENHMRVSFHPDHFTVLSTPREQVLHNSIRDLRHHVRMLDAMGLNATAKNNIHIGGAYGDKPSAALRFEENFLKLDRDIQERLTLENDDKTFNAPETLAVCQRLGLPMVLDIHHHWVNNEGEQAWDLWPDILKTWQSPLAQADSPADQPLPPKIHVSSPKSEKDLRGHADGVEVEPVLDFLRHIAADTPRLDVMIEAKRKDEALVQLMQKLAFYHEEGVEWVDESTVIIHP
- a CDS encoding stalk domain-containing protein, translated to MKRKRIWENTAAGLTASMLAGMLLFTSSALPAHAADTKTGVLPAGTNEASLTAKKDAVAVTKEFRIVTLGDSITVGYEPNTKELPYGYVERLHEQGLLHGRTQVDNYGIAGLKTSGLKNFTTAIKDGKTLTSEAIQPSLPDPRAGQIGANAASIRESVAQANLVAITIGGNDVSELLGTADKLSDQELQAKVKELLATYTANVSATINDIHEINPTATIVIADQYQPMPEVAGKALYAKLMEASQGFTQTIDGIAAQFTAQGTDVKVAHVAKEFVGGEGTMTHMIKDRDFHPNQFGYAAIAEVFAKTIWGDYTKLTAPATGEPMNIIVSGKTLNTPYKPIIRNGKNFVAIQDIVNAVGATTVWDNKTSTATITYGDRKVAVKIGANAVKVNGASVTVDTPAFLNKVGKESKTYVPLAMVAEGLGFDVQYVAKLKTVFVNP